One Gossypium hirsutum isolate 1008001.06 chromosome A11, Gossypium_hirsutum_v2.1, whole genome shotgun sequence genomic window carries:
- the LOC107923230 gene encoding monothiol glutaredoxin-S11, with amino-acid sequence MDKVTRLASENGLVLFSKSSCCLCYAVKILFQEIGVTPTVHELDQDPEGREMERALMRLGCSAPVPAVFIGGKLVGSTNEVMSLHLSGGLIPLLRPYHSMC; translated from the coding sequence ATGGACAAGGTGACGAGATTGGCTTCAGAGAATGGGTTAGTGCTATTCAGCAAGAGCTCATGTTGCCTGTGTTATGCAGTGAAAATTCTATTCCAAGAGATTGGGGTGACCCCAACGGTTCATGAGCTGGACCAAGACCCCGAAGGCAGAGAAATGGAGAGGGCTCTCATGAGGTTGGGGTGCAGCGCCCCAGTTCCAGCCGTCTTCATTGGTGGAAAGCTGGTGGGTTCCACCAATGAAGTCATGTCCCTCCATCTAAGTGGAGGGCTAATACCTTTGCTCAGGCCCTATCACTCTATGTGTTAA
- the LOC107923757 gene encoding membrane-anchored ubiquitin-fold protein 3 isoform X1: MTFNFNMQAGKRRAKTTTMAEGEELIELRFRIYDGIDIAHGTYEASMTVSTLKQKIIAEWPQGKTVTPKSIHDLKLIHAGKVLENNKTLADSRITVGDLPLGVITMHVVVQPSKAKQKTEKTKQEMQKLNPCGCIIL, from the exons ATGACATTCAACTTCAACATGCAAGCAGGGAAACGGAGAGCAAAAACTACTACCATGGCCGAGGGCGAGGAGCTTATTGAGCTTAGATTCCGCATTTATGATGGGATAGATATAGCACACGGCACTTACGAGGCGTCTATGACTGTCTCAACTCTTAAGCAAAAGATTATTGCTGAGTGGCCTCAAG GCAAAACAGTCACACCAAAGTCGATACACGATTTGAAACTCATACATGCTGGTAAAGTTCTGGAAAACAACAAAACCCTGGCTGATTCCAGAATAACAGTTGGTGATCTCCCTTTGGGTGTTATTACCATGCACGTGGTAGTGCAGCCTTCTAAAGCAAAACAGAAGACAG AAAAGACCAAGCAGGAGATGCAGAAGCTGAATCCATGCGGGTGTATTATTCTTTAA
- the LOC107923757 gene encoding membrane-anchored ubiquitin-fold protein 3 isoform X2, which yields MAEGEELIELRFRIYDGIDIAHGTYEASMTVSTLKQKIIAEWPQGKTVTPKSIHDLKLIHAGKVLENNKTLADSRITVGDLPLGVITMHVVVQPSKAKQKTEKTKQEMQKLNPCGCIIL from the exons ATGGCCGAGGGCGAGGAGCTTATTGAGCTTAGATTCCGCATTTATGATGGGATAGATATAGCACACGGCACTTACGAGGCGTCTATGACTGTCTCAACTCTTAAGCAAAAGATTATTGCTGAGTGGCCTCAAG GCAAAACAGTCACACCAAAGTCGATACACGATTTGAAACTCATACATGCTGGTAAAGTTCTGGAAAACAACAAAACCCTGGCTGATTCCAGAATAACAGTTGGTGATCTCCCTTTGGGTGTTATTACCATGCACGTGGTAGTGCAGCCTTCTAAAGCAAAACAGAAGACAG AAAAGACCAAGCAGGAGATGCAGAAGCTGAATCCATGCGGGTGTATTATTCTTTAA